The Besnoitia besnoiti strain Bb-Ger1 chromosome Unknown contig00050, whole genome shotgun sequence DNA segment accatcatgttaagtgcattaagtatagtggtatccagcgtatatttgaaaaaccaacatttgtatacaagctgtacgaatatcatgacattcactttggtagtcgccttcttaatgttagtctgtacggaatacttaggactatctctttatattaatgataatgcatttggtaatggacttttcatcttaactggtatacattttagccatgttattgttggagctatccttgtattcttcactcaaagtatctatagttctttagttacttacatgcctacaagctctataatgctaagcaaatctaaaggtatgttatgcaagatctttacagaaccattcactattttatatctacactttgtagaaaccatgtggatattaatccacattacattctatctctaaatcatataacggtcgtaaggtacgccggggataacaggtcagataatattgggagttctaatcctcggattgtatcagcacctccatgtcggctcattactcccttgttattgaacaagattcagttaggaacgctagttcaccgtcagatgtaatacgtgagctgggttaagaacgtctggagacagtttgttccctatctaccatattatctaattggtttaattttcttacaaacggcttttggtttgattgaattatcgcacccagataactccataccagtgaaccggtttgtaactccgcttcatatcgtacctgaatggtactttttagcatattatgcggtgttaaaagtaatcccatccaaaaccggtggtttgttagtatttatgtcctctctcattaacttagctcttttatctgaaattcgagctttgaatactcgaatgttgatacgacaacattttatgactcgaaatgtagtcagtggatgggtaattatttgggtatacagtatgatcttcttgattattattggtagtgctattccacaagcgacttatatcttatatggtagattagctactatcgtatatcttactaccggattggttctatgcttatactaaatcaatagttataatgactacagcttccaagcaaacatgattaccgtgatattgaaatccaacacttttagctgtcttaagcagtccagtggggtggtggtgtactgcaatcataaagaacttggttgtctgtatctcataaccggagtcatcttcagtattctaggaactataatgtctttgtttattcgatttgagtgaacacataagatcatcgaatttaacggtatgctcctgaaagtaacggtacaagctgtaaacaaaggactccttaacttaaactgaggagtcaagtaggtacaaaccgtacaaggattaattatgtccatctgtgcatctaagttgagactatcggttatatattttagacgctaacttcccggctaaactttgacttattaaaccagcctgggatcataaaagtactatgtatggtaagattgagcgtgaacattggatgtcaccatggttatagttacggtacatatataaaatctacagtacgatttgagatttgttacgtgacgagcggtgtgtttaagactagtttacatgcgctcattttaatatgtagttatttaacgaagttctattgtgctagcatggtttcgagaacacaccaaatttccatgagtctattccgggcacacctcgtcttttatcggtgtgctctcaatctaaattcatcttataactttggtttcttagttgcaattacctttgtactccaaataattacaggtatcactttagcgttccgatatacttctgaagcatcttgtgcatttgctagtgttcaacatctagttagagaggtagcagcaggatgggaatttaggatgttgcatgcaacaactgcttctttcgtcttcttgtgtatcttaatacacatgtctcgaggtatgtataactccagctatagttatttaactactgcttggatgtctggtttagttttatatctacttactatagccactgctttcctcggttatgtactaccatggggacagatgagtttctggggtgctacagtcattactaatctcctttctccaataccatatttagtaccttggttactcggtggatactatgtatctgatgtaacattaaaacgattctttgtattgcactttatattaccttttgtaggttgcattctaattgtattacacatcttctatttacatttaaatggttctagtaaccctgcaggtattgattccgcacttaaagtagccttctatcctcatatgttaatgaccgatgctaaatgtctatcctatctaattggtttaattttcttacaaacggcttttggtttgattgaattatcgcacccagataactccataccagtgaaccggtttgtaactccgcttcatatcgtacctgaatggtactttttagcatattatgcggtgttaaaagtaatcccatccaaaaccggtggtttgttagtatttatgtcctctctcattaacttagctcttttatctgaaattcgagctttgaatactcgaatgttgatacgacaacattttatgactcgaaatgtagtcagtggatgggtaattatttgggtatacagtatgatcttcttgattattattggtagtgctattccacaagcgacttatatcttatatggtagattagctactatcgtatatcttactaccggattggttctatgcttatactaaatcaatagttataatgactacagcttccaagcaaacatgattaccgtgatattgaaatccaacacttttagctgtcttaagcagtccagtggggtggtggtgtactgcaatcataaagaacttggttgtctgtatctcataaccggagtcatcttcagtattctaggaactataatgtctttgtttattcgatttgagtgaacacataagatcatcgaatttaacggtatgctcctgaaagtaacggtacaagctgtaaacaaaggactccttaacttaaactgaggagtcaagtaggtacaaaccgtacaaggattaattatgtccatctgtgcatctaagttgagactatcggttatatattttagacgctaacttcccggctaaactttgacttattaaaccagcctgggatcataaaagtactatgtatggtaagattgagcgtggactatcgaatgaaacaatgtgctccaacgctagtctaagtctctaacataccttttacctacaactgtacggaacgtaacaaacctccaggcaaagaacttggtattctgttctaattccccgtggtaaacacagtcaacgaatggcggaaggagcattcatatgttatgcagtgtcttaggagagatactctagatttagcattcatctacagctacggtaactgttgtgtttaaatagcggttaacctttccttttccttacgtactcagggcatgcaataccaatcagataacaactgaagctagactccatgttacacttactaaaatgggattcctaggttgatataaactacctttttctgggagtatatactacgagttggactactggtttagatcttgaaggtctttgtttaccggatccaagttctcttgtgcttttcatgaccatcatgttaagtgcattagcagagcatagttaagatgataactattgtggatatagaaccaattgaacaccatgtattaatataacaaagataatcagggtaatctggtatccttcttggcataacgttgaaaccaagtatatgcatagggatgaaaattaataagatactacctaagaagactacaaaccagatgcttaaatatggagaagcaccggtatttacatggaatagatttacagtatctccgaacatatctctgctatagaagataaagccacatatagtagctagtactgcaccaagagataatacgaaatggaaatgagctacaatatagtatgtatcatgtagggcaatatccataccagcgttacccataactacacctgtagtaccacctagagtaaacaataggataaaactaagagcagcccatagatctacagttcttgtagttgtatggctagccatataggtacctaaccagttgaaaatcttagtaccggtaggaattgcaatcataatagtcatagcagagaaataagctctggtatctacctctagaccgactgtcatcatatgatgtgcccatactaaggaacctagaatagaaatacaacccatagctaagatcatagattgtccaccgaagacagatctagcagcatacatagataatgtctgcgagactacaccaaaagcaggtaaaattagaatgtatacctctggatgtccgaagaaccagaatagatgttgataaagtacactatcaccagaatacatagaatcataaaattcagtgtttacgtgtagatcaagaaggatcataactaatccaccagtaagaataggtagagtgaagactaacataagggcagtaaatatgatagcccagatatatagaatatagttcttagcaccagcattagaacccatgaagacgcaagtaccaaggaagttaatagaacttaaaatactactaattcctagtactgcaagacctccgataatccaatcagttgcctctggatttaacaccatcaagctagtacttagtggaggatacattgtccaaccaagaccactaccaaactcggaacaaatactttgagttaacaacacagaacctaatggtactagaaaataggagatcgcgttagttcttgggaaaacgacttccgaaccaccaatatatattggtacaaagaagttaccatatcctccgtacaaagcaggcattaagaacataaagatcatagctaggccatgtatcgttattatcacattataagtagctatcgtctctgtacaaatgatccgcgatccagaactgtataactcaaatcgaataaacaaagacattatagttcctagaatactgaagatgactccggttatgagatacagacaaccaagttctttatgattgcagtacaccaccacccactggactgcttaagacagctaaaagtgttggatttcaatatcctactacattaagattattccacatcggttatgttctaggcgtaatatatggattcttgttctcactcaatcttaacagcgagagaaaactactactcagatgctagtctaatcagtagcatcgtacttggagttatcatctctgagacaggattatttatcagctttttctggggagtatatactacgagttggactactggtttagatcttgaaggtctttgtttaccggatccaagttctcttgtgcttttcatgaccatcatgttaagtgcattagcagagcatagtttaagatgataactattgtggatatagaaccaattgaacaccatgtattaatataacaaagataatcagggtaatctggtatccttcttggcataacgttgaaaccaagtatatgcatagggatgaaaattaataagatactacctaagaagactacaaaccagatgcttaaatatggagaagcaccggtatttacatggaatagatttacagtatctccgaacatatctctgctatagaagataaagccacatatagtagctagtactgcaccaagagataatacgaaatggaaatgagctacaatatagtatgtatcatgtagggcaatatccataccagcgttacccataactacacctgtagtaccacctagagtaaacaataggataaaactaagagcagcccatagatctacagttcttgtagttgtatggctagccatataggtacctaaccagttgaaaatcttagtaccggtaggaattgcaatcataatagtcatagcagagaaataagctctggtatctacctctagaccgactgtcatcatatgatgtgcccatactaaggaacctagaatagaaatacaacccatagctaagatcatagattgtccaccgaagacagatctagcagcatacatagataatgtctgcgagactacaccaaaagcaggtaaaattagaatgtatacctctggatgtccgaagaaccagaatagatgttgataaagtacactatcaccagaatacatagaatcataaaattcagtgtttacgtgtagatcaagaaggatcataactaatccaccagtaagaataggtagagtgaagactaacataagggcagtaaatatgatagcccagatatatagaatatagttcttagcaccagcattagaacccatgaagacgcaagtaccaaggaagttaatagaacttaaaatactactaattcctagtactgca contains these protein-coding regions:
- a CDS encoding uncharacterized protein (encoded by transcript BESB_063980) — protein: MTIMLSALSIVVSSVYLKNQHLYTSCTNIMTFTLVVAFLMLVCTEYLGLSLYINDNAFGNGLFILTGIHFSHVIVGAILVFFTQSIYSSLVTYMPTSSIMLSKSKGMLCKIFTEPFTILYLHFVETMWILIHITFYL
- a CDS encoding uncharacterized protein (encoded by transcript BESB_064000) codes for the protein MSLFRAHLVFYRCALNLNSSYNFGFLVAITFVLQIITGITLAFRYTSEASCAFASVQHLVREVAAGWEFRMLHATTASFVFLCILIHMSRGMYNSSYSYLTTAWMSGLVLYLLTIATAFLGYVLPWGQMSFWGATVITNLLSPIPYLVPWLLGGYYVSDVTLKRFFVLHFILPFVGCILIVLHIFYLHLNGSSNPAGIDSALKVAFYPHMLMTDAKCLSYLIGLIFLQTAFGLIELSHPDNSIPVNRFVTPLHIVPEWYFLAYYAVLKVIPSKTGGLLVFMSSLINLALLSEIRALNTRMLIRQHFMTRNVVSGWVIIWVYSMIFLIIIGSAIPQATYILYGRLATIVYLTTGLVLCLY
- a CDS encoding uncharacterized protein (encoded by transcript BESB_064040); its protein translation is MSLFIRFELYSSGSRIICTETIATYNVIITIHGLAMIFMFLMPALYGGYGNFFVPIYIGGSEVVFPRTNAISYFLVPLGSVLLTQSICSEFGSGLGWTMYPPLSTSLMVLNPEATDWIIGGLAVLGISSILSSINFLGTCVFMGSNAGAKNYILYIWAIIFTALMLVFTLPILTGGLVMILLDLHVNTEFYDSMYSGDSVLYQHLFWFFGHPEVYILILPAFGVVSQTLSMYAARSVFGGQSMILAMGCISILGSLVWAHHMMTVGLEVDTRAYFSAMTIMIAIPTGTKIFNWLGTYMASHTTTRTVDLWAALSFILLFTLGGTTGVVMGNAGMDIALHDTYYIVAHFHFVLSLGAVLATICGFIFYSRDMFGDTVNLFHVNTGASPYLSIWFVVFLGSILLIFIPMHILGFNVMPRRIPDYPDYLCYINTWCSIGSISTIVIILTMLC
- a CDS encoding uncharacterized protein (encoded by transcript BESB_063990) produces the protein MSAHYSLVIEQDSFVPYLPYYLIGLIFLQTAFGLIELSHPDNSIPVNRFVTPLHIVPEWYFLAYYAVLKVIPSKTGGLLVFMSSLINLALLSEIRALNTRMLIRQHFMTRNVVSGWVIIWVYSMIFLIIIGSAIPQATYILYGRLATIVYLTTGLVLCLY
- a CDS encoding uncharacterized protein (encoded by transcript BESB_064010), producing the protein MITVILKSNTFSCLKQSSGVVVYCNHKELGCLYLITGVIFSILGTIMSLFIRFELYSSGSRIICTETIATYNVIITIHGLAMIFMFLMPALYGGYGNFFVPIYIGGSEVVFPRTNAISYFLVPLGSVLLTQSICSEFGSGLGWTMYPPLSTSLMVLNPEATDWIIGGLAVLGISSILSSINFLGTCVFMGSNAGAKNYILYIWAIIFTALMLVFTLPILTGGLVMILLDLHVNTEFYDSMYSGDSVLYQHLFWFFGHPEVYILILPAFGVVSQTLSMYAARSVFGGQSMILAMGCISILGSLVWAHHMMTVGLEVDTRAYFSAMTIMIAIPTGTKIFNWLGTYMASHTTTRTVDLWAALSFILLFTLGGTTGVVMGNAGMDIALHDTYYIVAHFHFVLSLGAVLATICGFIFYSRDMFGDTVNLFHVNTGASPYLSIWFVVFLGSILLIFIPMHILGFNVMPRRIPDYPDYLCYINTWCSIGSISTIVIILNYALLMHLT